TCCGACGTGTGCGTCGTTGACGTGACGAGCATCGCCGACAGGGGCGGGATGGGGGAGAGCTTCAACGTTTCGCTCGTGGTATCGGCCGGCTGTCCAATCGTCTCCAGGCCCGTGAGCGTGTAGCCGTTCAGCTTGAAGAGACGGCCGAACGGTGTGAGTTGAGGAAATTGATAATGACAGGCGCTGCACGCGAGCTTGGTCTGCCGCGAGAAGCTCGGGACGCCCCTGTGGACCGCAACGAGCGCCGCGATGAGCGATGCCGGCGCGACCATGCGATCGCGCCCAATGCCCGGCACGAGCTGCGTCGAGTCTCCCGTCTCGGCGACGGGAACGCGCAAATGTCCAATATCGCCGTTGCTCCCACGCGCGATCGCGGGGAAGATGGCCATCGCACCGCCAACGACGCAGAACAGCACTGCGCGAGCTCGGCTCACACACATCTGCTTGAGTCGCATGCGACGTCCTCGAGATAAAGAAGAGAACCCCGTCCGGCTGGGCGGCCGCGCCATCGCGCCGGCCGACTGACCAAGCTAGATGCCCGTTTCCGGTCGTGCAGTGAGGAAGCCGGGCGATATCTGTCAGAGAAACCCTGACATGGCAGCGGTCGCCGTTAGTATACTCTCAAGCGTCGTGACGAAACGCGGCGACGATGGGTGCTTTGCGCAGAGGTCTCATCGGCGACTGCTCACTTACGAGGCGCTCTGTGGACGCACAAGTGGGGTCTGTTCTCGAGCGGTGGGGACTTGTACCGCTCCGCGTCGTAATCGGCGTCGTATTTCTGATGCATGGCGCGCAAAAGTTGTTCGTCTTCGGACTCGCGGGTACCGCCGACATTATGGGAAAGCTCGGCATTCCACTCGCGACTCTCGCGGCCGCGATCGTGATCGCCGCGGAGTTCCTAGGCGGAATGGCGATCATCACGGGATTCTTCGCCCGCTGGGCCGGCGTGGTGCTCGCGATCGAGATGTGCGTCGCGATTCCCGTGGCTCGCCTGAGCGGCGGCTTCTTCGCGCCCTACGGTTTCGAGTTCGAGTTCACTCTCCTCGGCGCCTGTCTCACGTTCGCCGCGATCGGATCCGGGGGCATGTCACTCGATCGAATGCTGGGGGCGCGCCGGCAGCCATGAGGACGAGCAAGGTTTCCGCGCGGCTGCTCGTTGTTATGGCGGTTATCGGGGCGCGTCCAGTGCTCGCACAGCAGACGGCGCCTGACACCAGTGCCATCACGCCGCAAGCCGTGGATCAGGGACGCGCGATCTTTCACGGAAAAGGAACGTGCTTCGCGTGCCACGGCGCGCAGCTCGAAGGGACACAGCTCGCGCCGACGCTCAAATCGCACGCGTGGCGCGACGCCAAGAACGGCCAGCTCGACGAGCTTTTTCGGGTCGTGACGCACGGCGTCCCGTCGACCGTGATGGTCGCCTATCCCGGCGGAATCTCTCGCACCGACGCGCTGAACGTCGCCTCGTACATCTGGTCAGTCAACAACCGGAACGCGAAGCCGTAAAGGCGGCGTTAGGCGTTCGTCAGTGATTTCGAACGGGGTGCCAGTGTGGTACGCGCGCGATACGGCGTATCCCGCGCCACAACTGCACTGACCACTCGTCATGCCAGAGTTGATAAAGCAACCAGAGCGTGACCAGTACGTCGAAGAGTATGGCGAGGATGATGGCGAAGATCGGGAACAGCATCCCGACCAGCACGATGACTACCGGAGCGCCTCCCATGGGCCTCCTCCCGACCGGCTGCTGCCGGTCGATACCGATGTATCGGTGAGCTGGGCGCCGTCCCACCTGCGCGGCGCGAGCGAAAGGTCAGATCACCGACCTCGGGCTTCTCGCGTGAATCTGCTGCGTTGGAACCGCAGAACAGTCAGGGCTAACCGTACCGTTGCGTCCGCAGTTCGCTGATCCGCACAGATTCGCGCTGCTGCCCCGTGCGCCGGACTCATGGCAGAACTGGCAGCTCCACGCGCGAGGCTTGCTGCGCCGAGTGATACACGCGTTCGGTCGCCTTGGTGAAATCGGAGGCCTTCGCATTGTAGATGTCGATGAACCGCTGCGGGTTTCGATCGACGAGCGGGAACCAGGTACTCTGAATGTGCACCATGATCCGGTGCCCCTTCTTGAAGGTGTGCAGTACGTCGTCCATGCCGAACGTCACGCGCTCGACCTTGCCCGGCACGAATGCCTCCGGCCGCGAGTAGCTGTTCCTGAACTTTCCACGCATCACGTCGCCACGCACGAGCTCCTGAAAGCCGGCCGTCTTCGCGGTCGTCGTTGGATCGTCCGCTGCGCCGACTGGATGCACGTCGATGAGCTTCACGATCCAGTCGCCGTCGGTACCACTCGTGGAGACGAACAGCGTCGGTCGCACAGAGCCAGCGATCGTCAGGTCTGCGGCGAGCGGCTCGGTCTCATACACAAGCACGTCGGGACGAGCCGCCGTGAAGCGCTGATCGTATGCCATGTAGTCCGGCTTCATGCCGGTGTTGTGCTGCTCGAGGAAGGGCACGGGGGCCGCCGGGTCGCTCACGTACTGGTCGAAGGCAGCGCCCTCCTTGCCTAACGGGGCAACGGGTGACAGCGCGCCGGCGGCATGGAGATAGAGTGCGCGCGGCGTGGCCTCTTTCGGGGGCCAGGCATCGAACGTCCGCCACCGGTTGGTGCCCGTTTCGAAGGCCGTCGCCGCCGGCAACGAGAGATCCTCGCCACCCTCGAGATAGTGCCTGAAGAAGGGGTATTCGATGCTGTCGCGGAAGAACGCACTCGTGCTGGATCCGAATCGCAGATCGCCGAGCGCATCGCCGGTGCCGCGACTCCATTGACCGTGCGACCACGGGCCGAGTGCAATCCGATTCGATGTCCCGGAACTCTGCCGCTCGATGGACTCGTGCACGATCAAGGCGCCGCGCAGGTTGTTGGCGTCATACCAGCCGCTCACCGTCAGCACTGCGGGCGTGACATTCGTGAGCTGTGGTCCAACACGGCGCGCCTCCCAGAAGGCGTCATCGGTGCCGTGCGCCATCATGTCGTTCCAGAATGGCGCGCGTCCTTTGAGATACTTGCGGTCGGCATTCGAGAGCGGGCCCATGTCGAGGAAGAACTGGTAGCCGTCGTCGGTACCGAAGTCGAATCGGCCGGGATGCTGGGTCGTCGGCGCCGGTCTCGCGGCACCGCTCGTGGCAAAGAACTCGAACGCACTCGCCAACCAGAAGGCACCATGATGGTGCACGTCGTCACCAAGGAACCAATCGGCCTGGGGTGCTTGCGGCGACGCCGCCTTGAGCGCGGGATGAGCATTCACTAACGCCGCAGCCGTGAAGTAGCCGCCGTACGAGATACCCCAGATGCCAACACGCCCATTGTTGTGCGGGACGTGCGCCACGAGCCAATCGATCGTGTCGTACGCGTCGGTGCTCTCGTCGGCCGAGATCGAGCCGGCCATGCCGCGCCAGGGGGTCATGTGCACGAAGTTGCCCTCGGACATGAAACGCCCGCGCACGTCCTGATAGACGAAGATGAACCCGTCGTCGGCGAATCTCGCCGAGGGCCCAATGGCGCGCGGGTACGCCGTCGGTCCGTACGGTCCGACACTGTACGGCGTCCGCGTGACCATGATCGGATAGCGCCGCGAGGTGTCGCGAGGCGCGTACACGACGGTGAAGAGGTGCGTCCCGTCGCGCATCGGGATCTTCACTTCGGTCTTTG
The Gemmatimonadaceae bacterium DNA segment above includes these coding regions:
- a CDS encoding cytochrome c, whose amino-acid sequence is MRTSKVSARLLVVMAVIGARPVLAQQTAPDTSAITPQAVDQGRAIFHGKGTCFACHGAQLEGTQLAPTLKSHAWRDAKNGQLDELFRVVTHGVPSTVMVAYPGGISRTDALNVASYIWSVNNRNAKP
- a CDS encoding CocE/NonD family hydrolase, which produces MRILSASRLACFLSIVLTISVAAQAPAPIEARYAKTEVKIPMRDGTHLFTVVYAPRDTSRRYPIMVTRTPYSVGPYGPTAYPRAIGPSARFADDGFIFVYQDVRGRFMSEGNFVHMTPWRGMAGSISADESTDAYDTIDWLVAHVPHNNGRVGIWGISYGGYFTAAALVNAHPALKAASPQAPQADWFLGDDVHHHGAFWLASAFEFFATSGAARPAPTTQHPGRFDFGTDDGYQFFLDMGPLSNADRKYLKGRAPFWNDMMAHGTDDAFWEARRVGPQLTNVTPAVLTVSGWYDANNLRGALIVHESIERQSSGTSNRIALGPWSHGQWSRGTGDALGDLRFGSSTSAFFRDSIEYPFFRHYLEGGEDLSLPAATAFETGTNRWRTFDAWPPKEATPRALYLHAAGALSPVAPLGKEGAAFDQYVSDPAAPVPFLEQHNTGMKPDYMAYDQRFTAARPDVLVYETEPLAADLTIAGSVRPTLFVSTSGTDGDWIVKLIDVHPVGAADDPTTTAKTAGFQELVRGDVMRGKFRNSYSRPEAFVPGKVERVTFGMDDVLHTFKKGHRIMVHIQSTWFPLVDRNPQRFIDIYNAKASDFTKATERVYHSAQQASRVELPVLP
- a CDS encoding DoxX family protein, with translation MGSVLERWGLVPLRVVIGVVFLMHGAQKLFVFGLAGTADIMGKLGIPLATLAAAIVIAAEFLGGMAIITGFFARWAGVVLAIEMCVAIPVARLSGGFFAPYGFEFEFTLLGACLTFAAIGSGGMSLDRMLGARRQP